TGATTCCGAAGCCTTCTCTACCATCTCTTGTGTTCCCTGAGCCACTATTTCCCCACCTCTCTTACCAGGTCCAGGACCTAAATCAACTATGTTGTCAGCCCGTTTGATTGTGTTCCAGTCGTGTTCGACCACCAGTAAAGTGTTTCCAAGATCTCTAAGATTTTCCAGTGTATTAATCAGTTTCTCATTGTCATGTCTGTGAAGACCTATTGATGGTTCATCCAAAACATATAGTACACCTGTAAGACCTGAACCTATCTGGGTTGCCAGACGGATTCTCTGTGCCTCACCTCCTGAAAGCGTAGATGCTTCACGATCCAATGTCAGGTAGTTAAGACCGACCTGTTTCAGGAATCCAAGTCTTTCACGAATCTCTTTGATAATCTCTGAACCGATTTCTCTTTCCCTCTCAGTCAATTCCTTTTCAATAAATTCGAAGATCTCATAGGCTTCATCAATATTTGATTTATTGATCTCCTCTAATTGGATACCGTTTACCTCGACATTTCTTGATTGTTCCGAGAGCCTTGATCCATCACATACAGGACACTTTGATTCACTCATGAACTCTCTAAGCCTTTCACGGGTACTTTCACTTGAGGTTTCATGGAACCTGCGGTTGATATGTTCCATAACTCCTTCAAATTCTTTTTCCCGCAATCCATGTCCTCGCATCTTTTCCACTGTATAGTAGATAGGTTCATCTGGACCATGAAGAATCGCTTCCTGTATATCCCTATCTAAATCTTCGAAAGATGTCTCTTCGCTGACATTAAAATGATTGGCGAAGGCGGTGATGGCTTTCCTGTAATAATCCTTGCCGAAGTCCCATGGTGCTAAAGCATTTTTCAAAGGCTCGGATTTATCCGGTACGACCAGGTCCTCATCCGCTGCCTCGGATTTTCCGAGACCATCACATTCATCACATGCTCCCAGAGGAGAGTTAAATGAAAAGCTTCTCTGTTCCAGTTCCATGAACTCTCTATCGTTCCCTGGCTCAGAGAAACCCTCTGAAAACCGCAGAACCTCTTTATCATCGATTTCCTCAGTATCGATTGTTTCATCTTCAATATTGTTTATTTCGACCCAGATCTCTCCCCCTGATTCCTCCAGCGCTGATTCTACAGCCTCAAAGATACGGGATCTTGAATCCTCTGAGGCCTTCAATCGATCAATAACTATCTCGAATTCTTCTCCCGGTTCAGGATCATCTAGTGTTATATCGTATTCTTTATCGGTATTTACTCTTGAGAATCCTCTGTCTCTGAGGTCCTCTAGTCTGCTCTCAAAGTCTTCAGTTTTCACCGGTGCAAGTATCTTAATCTTGAGGCCTTCTGGCAGTTCCAGTACTTCATCAACGATGTCACCTACCGATTTTTTCTCGACCACTTTTCCTGTCTCAGGTGAGTACTGCGTTCCAATCCGTGCATAAAGCAAGCGGAGGTAATCATGTATCTCTGTCACAGTTCCCACTGTAGATCTTGGTGTAGTCCCGGAGGTATTCTGTTCAATGCTGATAGCCGGGGAGAGACCTTCGATCTTCTCGACTTCCGGTTTATCCATCTGATCCAGAAACTTTCTGGCATACGATGAAAGGGATTCCATATAACGTCTCTGACCTTCAGCAAACACCGTACTAAATGCCAACGTGGATTTACCCGAACCTGAAAGACCTGTCACGACATTAAACTCGCCTCTAGGAATATCAATATCAACATTTTTCAGGTTATTTTCCTTTGCTCCTCTTACCTTGATAAATTCATTTTCTGCACTCATGGTATCAAATCTAAATCATAGTTTTGACCAGAAAAGGCCTTATGAAAAAATTGAATTGTTAATCATAAAACGGTTATTAGAGAAATTGCTTTCATGACAGAATCGGAAAACAGAATCTCAAATAAACTTAACGTGGAGGCACCTTTCACCCCTGCAGGTGACCAGCCACAGGCCATCAGAAACCTATCGGAAGGCTTCCAAGAAGGATTGAAGGAACAGACCTTACTTGGAGTCACGGGTTCCGGAAAAACTAATACAGTTTCCTGGGTAGTAGAGGAGATACAGAAACCAGCCTTGATCATCGCACACAACAAGACTCTAGCCGGCCAACTTTATGAAGAATTCAAAGACCTATTCCCGGACAACGCTGTAGAATACTTCGTATCTTACTATGATTACTATCAGCCAGAAGCCTATGTCAGCAGCTCCGATACGTACATCGGGAAAGACGCATCGATTAATGAGGAAATCGAGAAATTGAGGCACTCAGCGACAAACTCACTTTTGACCCGCGATGATGTAATAGTTGTAGCATCAGTCTCAGCCATATACGGACTAGGAGACCCTGATTTCTACCGTGATCTCGGACTAGAGATTTCAAAAGACTCGGGTATGACCCGTGACAATATACTGAACGAGCTAGTTAATATCCAGTACGAGAGAAATGATGAGGATTTCCAGCAGGGAAAGTTCAGGCTCCGAGGCGATACACTGGATATCTTCCCGATGTATTCGGATACCGCATACAGAATCAGTTTCTGGGGAGATGAAATAGAGAAGATCACTGAGTTCAAGCCACTTGAAAACGAGACAGTAGAGGAAAAAGACAAGATCCTTTTGAGGCCTGCCACTCATTACTCTGCTCCCGATGAAAAGATGGAGAAGGCCTTAGAGGAGATTGAGGATCTGATGCATGAAAGAATCCAACATTTCGAGTCTATTGGAGATGAAGTCTCGGCCCAGAGGATAGAGGAAAGAACAAAATTCGACCTTGAAATGATCAGGGAATCAGGTTACTGTTCAGGGATAGAGAATTACTCGGTGCATCTATCTGACAGGGAAAGAGGCGATCCACCATACACATTATTGGATTACTTTCCGGACGATTTTCTTACGGTGATAGATGAATCACATCAGACCGTTCCTCAAATCAAAGGCCAGTACGAGGGAGACCGGGCGAGAAAGGAAAACCTGATAGAGAATGGTTTCAGGCTTCCAACAGCCCAGGATAATAGGCCTTTAAAATTCGATGAGTTCAAGGATAAGACTGATAAGACACTTTATGTCTCTGCTACACCAGCAGATTATGAACTTGAAAGATCAGGAAAAGTTATAGAACAGATCGTCAGGCCTACTTACCTGGTAGATCCTACTATCGAGATAAGAGAGACTGAAGGCCAGGTAGAGGATGTGATATCCGAGATCCGGGAGAGAGCTGAGAAAGGTGAAAGAACACTTGTTACAACCTTGAGTACGAATATGGCTGAAAATCTCTCCGATTTCCTTCAGGAAGCTGGTATCAGCGCCCGGTATATGCACCATGAGACAGATACCTTGGAGAGACATCAGATTATCCAAAAACTCCGGGCAGGAGAGATTGATTGTATAGTAGGAATCAACCTTCTTAGAGAAGGCCTGGATATACCAGAAGTCTCTCTTGTAGCAATACTGGAGGCTGACCAGACCGGTTTTCTGCGATCCGAGACTGCGTTGGTTCAGACCATGGGAAGGGCGGCAAGAAACCTTCAGGGTCATACAATACTGTATGGAGACGAAAAAACTGAAGCCATGGAAAATGCTATTTCTGAGACCAGGAGAAGAAGAAAGATTCAGGAAGAATTTAATGAGGAAAATGATAAGAACCCGAAGACGGTAGAGAAGGAAATCAAGGAAACTAATCTGCCGGGTCAGGATGAGGAGGTTGAGGAAATTCCGGAAGGCGATGAGATTGAGGATCAGGAAGATGCGGAGGAAGTAATTGAAGGCCTGAAAAAAGAGATGGATGATGCGGCTGAGAACTTGAATTTTGAATTGGCGGCAGAGTATCGTGACAGGATAGATGAGATTAAAGAAGAAATGGATCTCTAATCTATCCTAAGGACACTGTCAGTCATCCAACAGCCTTCGTGCTCGCCTGAATCCTGGGCACTTAGATTAAATTCATAGGTCACGGTGGAACCCTTATTTTCTATTTCGGCTTTGATTGAGGCCTTTTTCTCGGAAATATCGGTCTCTTCAACACTGTAAGATTGTGAATTAAGCATATACTTGTATCTGGGATTTTTCACCATTTTCTTGAACCTCTCAATTGGTCCGGTGCTTGATTTATTTTTAGGTGAGGCAAACTTGAAAGCTGTCTCTATACCAGCATCCTTGTATGGTTCATCGTTGTTCGCCATCGCCTTGATCTGAATCTCTACAGCATCCAGAGGAGATAAATCTTTTTCCGGCCCTGGGATTTTATTCTTTTCAGTCACTTCGTTTCAGGATGAGGTATTTTCTGGGTTTTTTCCGTGATATTGACTTCAGTACTTGTACCGTTTGGGTAATTTACCTCTACTTCCAGAGGCAGGTTTTTTCCTCCGAGATGTATCCAGGGTTCCATCTGATTTAGGTAAGCTGAACCACCATCCATGACATGAACGGAGCCATCCTCAAGTTTAACGTAGGAGTTTCTTGCCGAAGCACCTGACGGGGAGAGAGGCTGCAGCCTGACAGAATCTCCGTTGTTAGGTATTTTATACATTGTCAGAGGCTGTCTGCCGGCCTCACCATGTGCGAGAATTAACTCTAGAGTTCCGTCTTCATCAATATCTGTAACTGTTGCACCGGTTCCAAGTCCTTGAGGCTCTGATGCCTCTCCAATCTCCAATGGATTGCCTTTTGAATCAAAGAATCTGTTTTCTGCTTCTCCCCTTGATGCGATATTGTTCAGGAAAAGCTCCGTCTCTCCATTGTTGTTAAAATCCGCTGCCACCAGGTTTCTAGCGGGGGAAGGTTCACTGAATTCTTCGGTCTGGACTTCCTTAAATCCTTCAGTGGTTTTCTCATAGATTTTATGTGGTGAATTCCAGTTAGAGATGGCTAGATCAAAGTCCCCATCACTTTCTTTATCATATACTGTAGCTCCTCTTGCAGGTAGAGCCTCATCTGCTATACCCAGTGACCTAGCTTTCTCCTCATAACCATCAGGACCTTGTTCATAGTAGAAGTTAGGTCCTCTCTCATTTCCTACGAAAATATCAATGCCGTTTTCTGTAGGCAGGTTAACAATACTTCTGCCACCTGTTTCCCTGTCCATACCGTATCTGGGAGCTATATCTTTCAATCCATCTTCGGTATCTGTTATAACCTGCATTGGACCTCCGTATCTGGCCACGAA
This portion of the Nanohaloarchaea archaeon SW_7_43_1 genome encodes:
- a CDS encoding excinuclease ABC subunit UvrA is translated as MSAENEFIKVRGAKENNLKNVDIDIPRGEFNVVTGLSGSGKSTLAFSTVFAEGQRRYMESLSSYARKFLDQMDKPEVEKIEGLSPAISIEQNTSGTTPRSTVGTVTEIHDYLRLLYARIGTQYSPETGKVVEKKSVGDIVDEVLELPEGLKIKILAPVKTEDFESRLEDLRDRGFSRVNTDKEYDITLDDPEPGEEFEIVIDRLKASEDSRSRIFEAVESALEESGGEIWVEINNIEDETIDTEEIDDKEVLRFSEGFSEPGNDREFMELEQRSFSFNSPLGACDECDGLGKSEAADEDLVVPDKSEPLKNALAPWDFGKDYYRKAITAFANHFNVSEETSFEDLDRDIQEAILHGPDEPIYYTVEKMRGHGLREKEFEGVMEHINRRFHETSSESTRERLREFMSESKCPVCDGSRLSEQSRNVEVNGIQLEEINKSNIDEAYEIFEFIEKELTEREREIGSEIIKEIRERLGFLKQVGLNYLTLDREASTLSGGEAQRIRLATQIGSGLTGVLYVLDEPSIGLHRHDNEKLINTLENLRDLGNTLLVVEHDWNTIKRADNIVDLGPGPGKRGGEIVAQGTQEMVEKASESVTGDFLSGERKIPVPDERRNVEKSLTVKGAREHNLENIDIEVPLNTLTAITGLSGSGKSTFMHDILYNQLTKELNDNQTVKVGEHDDIEGTEQVESVRMIDQSPIGKTPRSNPGTYTGVFDYIRELFAETKLSKKRGYEKGRFSFNVKGGRCEKCKGQGTVKIDMNFLSDVYVECEKCNGNRYNKETLEVKYRGKNISEVLGMEVEEAYDFFQHDRRIKKRLKLLKDVGLGYMELGQPSTTLSGGEAQRVKLSEELGKIRNDDVLYLLDEPTTGLHWEDERKLIEVLHRLVDNGNSVLLIEHELELIKSVDHMIDLGPEGGENGGKIVAEGTPEEVAKNPESYTGKYLENMI
- a CDS encoding excinuclease ABC subunit B (The UvrABC repair system catalyzes the recognition and processing of DNA lesions. The beta-hairpin of the Uvr-B subunit is inserted between the strands, where it probes for the presence of a lesion) encodes the protein MTESENRISNKLNVEAPFTPAGDQPQAIRNLSEGFQEGLKEQTLLGVTGSGKTNTVSWVVEEIQKPALIIAHNKTLAGQLYEEFKDLFPDNAVEYFVSYYDYYQPEAYVSSSDTYIGKDASINEEIEKLRHSATNSLLTRDDVIVVASVSAIYGLGDPDFYRDLGLEISKDSGMTRDNILNELVNIQYERNDEDFQQGKFRLRGDTLDIFPMYSDTAYRISFWGDEIEKITEFKPLENETVEEKDKILLRPATHYSAPDEKMEKALEEIEDLMHERIQHFESIGDEVSAQRIEERTKFDLEMIRESGYCSGIENYSVHLSDRERGDPPYTLLDYFPDDFLTVIDESHQTVPQIKGQYEGDRARKENLIENGFRLPTAQDNRPLKFDEFKDKTDKTLYVSATPADYELERSGKVIEQIVRPTYLVDPTIEIRETEGQVEDVISEIRERAEKGERTLVTTLSTNMAENLSDFLQEAGISARYMHHETDTLERHQIIQKLRAGEIDCIVGINLLREGLDIPEVSLVAILEADQTGFLRSETALVQTMGRAARNLQGHTILYGDEKTEAMENAISETRRRRKIQEEFNEENDKNPKTVEKEIKETNLPGQDEEVEEIPEGDEIEDQEDAEEVIEGLKKEMDDAAENLNFELAAEYRDRIDEIKEEMDL
- a CDS encoding DUF4864 domain-containing protein, with product MTEKNKIPGPEKDLSPLDAVEIQIKAMANNDEPYKDAGIETAFKFASPKNKSSTGPIERFKKMVKNPRYKYMLNSQSYSVEETDISEKKASIKAEIENKGSTVTYEFNLSAQDSGEHEGCWMTDSVLRID
- a CDS encoding CRTAC1 family protein; the encoded protein is MVSNDNSSQKNETSYEGFESQTNLIEDNREMRRYGLAAIESKGETKVFVTGFGGPNSLYRWKDGNLVDDTPENLKDPDDNAIGAAACDIDEDGQEELYVLTTGGQFGGKKSGTDKLYDRQGDSWVDLFEDSTVPNRYSGRSVACTYTPEGYAFFVARYGGPMQVITDTEDGLKDIAPRYGMDRETGGRSIVNLPTENGIDIFVGNERGPNFYYEQGPDGYEEKARSLGIADEALPARGATVYDKESDGDFDLAISNWNSPHKIYEKTTEGFKEVQTEEFSEPSPARNLVAADFNNNGETELFLNNIASRGEAENRFFDSKGNPLEIGEASEPQGLGTGATVTDIDEDGTLELILAHGEAGRQPLTMYKIPNNGDSVRLQPLSPSGASARNSYVKLEDGSVHVMDGGSAYLNQMEPWIHLGGKNLPLEVEVNYPNGTSTEVNITEKTQKIPHPETK